In a genomic window of Rhizobium sp. N324:
- a CDS encoding sialidase family protein, whose translation MSFTGLPSEAVPALMTGIVTPHPSAAGRADAYLPSPCIQNHAANLAFLPDGTLSCVWFGGTMEGMGDISIYMSRLTPGSERWSEPEKMSDDPEKSEQNPLIFNAPDGKTWLLYTSQNSGNQDGSVVKCRISDDGGRSFGPVRILCDSPGTFVRQQIVVNGRGDWLLPVFRCVGLNGQRWSGDADTAAVLISRDGGASWQMRDIADSIGAVHMNILPLGGGDMIAFYRNRFAENILSSRSSDGGETWSVPEPTELPNNNSSIQATVLNDGAIAMVYNHANASTSDARRQSLYDEIEGAEAGETAIVADIGRKAIWGVPRAPLSLAISRDGAKSFAYRIDLDTGDGFCLSNNSKDSLNREFSYPSIIQGGDGTLHVAYTYYRRAIKYVRLAPQLLP comes from the coding sequence ATGAGTTTCACCGGCCTGCCTTCGGAAGCCGTGCCCGCTTTGATGACCGGGATCGTTACCCCCCATCCCTCTGCCGCCGGCCGCGCCGATGCCTATCTGCCCTCCCCCTGCATCCAGAACCACGCGGCAAATCTCGCCTTTCTGCCTGATGGCACGCTGAGCTGCGTCTGGTTCGGCGGCACGATGGAAGGCATGGGCGATATTTCGATTTACATGTCGCGGTTGACGCCGGGCTCCGAACGCTGGTCCGAGCCGGAGAAGATGAGCGACGATCCGGAAAAATCCGAACAAAACCCGTTGATTTTCAATGCTCCGGACGGAAAGACCTGGCTGCTCTATACCTCGCAGAACTCGGGCAATCAGGACGGCTCCGTTGTCAAATGCCGCATATCGGACGATGGCGGTCGAAGCTTCGGCCCGGTCCGCATCCTCTGCGACAGCCCCGGCACTTTCGTTCGCCAGCAGATCGTCGTCAACGGCAGGGGCGATTGGCTGCTGCCGGTCTTCCGCTGCGTCGGTCTTAACGGCCAGCGCTGGAGCGGCGATGCGGATACGGCAGCGGTGCTGATCTCGCGCGACGGCGGCGCGAGCTGGCAGATGCGCGATATTGCAGACAGCATCGGCGCCGTGCACATGAATATCCTGCCGCTCGGCGGCGGCGATATGATCGCCTTCTATCGCAATCGCTTCGCCGAAAACATTCTTTCCAGTCGATCGTCCGATGGCGGCGAAACCTGGAGCGTACCCGAGCCGACCGAACTGCCGAACAACAACTCCTCGATCCAGGCCACTGTCCTGAATGATGGAGCAATCGCAATGGTTTACAACCATGCGAACGCAAGCACATCGGATGCGCGCCGCCAATCTCTTTACGACGAAATCGAGGGTGCCGAAGCAGGAGAAACCGCCATTGTCGCCGATATCGGCCGCAAGGCGATCTGGGGTGTTCCGCGGGCGCCGCTCAGCCTCGCGATCTCGAGGGATGGGGCCAAGAGTTTTGCGTATCGCATCGATCTCGATACCGGCGACGGCTTCTGCCTCAGCAACAATTCCAAGGATTCTCTGAACCGTGAATTCTCCTATCCCTCGATCATCCAGGGCGGCGACGGCACGCTCCATGTCGCCTACACCTATTACCGGCGCGCCATCAAATATGTGCGCCTCGCCCCGCAATTGCTGCCGTAA
- a CDS encoding ABC transporter substrate-binding protein, whose translation MSFDQSEKTNLSRRNALKLGLAAGVGLTVFGMNARIVLADEGQVLKVAHPAFDQDWSPLRGGGRTFRWNSIWWAAPMYFDSQGNIKPYVFTSWESADNTVWTFKIDPKAVFSDGSKITSADVKGSWEVASMPNTKSQRADQVLSKVKGYAEIAAGSGNELTGVATPDDGTVVVTLAAADPIFFMRLANHIAPITKASQSRGSDGEEIIDWYKPENKPVFCGPFKLTSIDIDAGKITFEPNENFFGQKPKLARIDITSIEDNVTATSLIKSGEFNAHTELVTSTIIQDLGPEFSAGPLIPTSQHFWFNISRAPMDDPKVRQALIMAVDRDGLFKASYPDGPHKKADQILNSVPGADNSGFEPFPYDPAAAKKLLAESSYGGPERLPKLLFVGISAPAIQAAAQFIAEQWRQNLGITAVDMKPQQDAYAGPDQNSVQIFRDDVGTRVPDAVSYLTGSIASTSSNAQNKLGGYKNDKVDSALAEAATKAADDPQRVTLAQEAQKAFREDWAFIPWYSQAMSRWATKEVKGMEKNLDWQIAEPWNISIG comes from the coding sequence ATGTCTTTTGATCAATCTGAGAAAACCAATCTATCGCGTCGCAACGCGCTGAAGCTCGGTCTGGCGGCTGGCGTCGGCCTGACCGTATTCGGGATGAATGCCCGCATCGTGCTGGCCGATGAAGGCCAGGTCCTGAAAGTCGCCCATCCGGCCTTCGACCAGGATTGGTCGCCGCTGCGCGGCGGCGGCAGAACGTTCCGCTGGAATTCGATCTGGTGGGCGGCGCCGATGTATTTCGACAGTCAGGGCAACATCAAGCCTTACGTCTTCACCAGCTGGGAATCGGCCGACAACACGGTGTGGACCTTCAAGATCGATCCCAAGGCCGTCTTCTCCGACGGCAGCAAGATCACCTCGGCCGACGTCAAGGGATCGTGGGAAGTCGCTTCGATGCCGAACACCAAGAGCCAGCGCGCCGACCAGGTGCTGAGCAAGGTCAAGGGTTATGCCGAAATCGCCGCCGGCTCCGGCAACGAGCTGACCGGCGTCGCGACCCCCGACGACGGCACGGTGGTGGTGACGCTCGCCGCCGCCGACCCGATCTTCTTCATGCGCCTGGCAAATCACATCGCGCCGATCACCAAGGCGTCGCAGTCGCGCGGCAGCGACGGCGAGGAGATCATCGACTGGTACAAGCCGGAGAACAAGCCGGTCTTCTGCGGCCCGTTCAAGCTGACAAGCATCGATATCGATGCCGGCAAGATCACATTCGAGCCGAACGAAAACTTCTTCGGGCAGAAGCCGAAGCTTGCCCGCATCGACATCACCTCGATCGAGGACAATGTCACCGCGACATCGCTGATCAAATCCGGTGAGTTCAACGCCCATACCGAGCTCGTCACCTCGACGATCATCCAGGATCTCGGCCCGGAATTCTCGGCCGGCCCGCTGATCCCGACCAGCCAGCACTTCTGGTTCAACATCTCCCGCGCGCCGATGGACGATCCGAAGGTCCGCCAAGCGCTGATCATGGCGGTCGATCGCGACGGGTTGTTCAAGGCGTCCTATCCGGATGGGCCGCACAAGAAGGCCGACCAGATCCTTAACTCGGTTCCCGGCGCCGACAATTCCGGCTTCGAGCCCTTTCCCTATGATCCGGCAGCCGCCAAGAAGTTGCTTGCCGAATCGAGCTATGGCGGGCCCGAACGCCTGCCGAAGCTCCTGTTCGTCGGCATCTCGGCGCCGGCCATCCAGGCCGCCGCCCAATTCATCGCCGAGCAGTGGCGCCAGAATCTCGGCATCACGGCCGTCGACATGAAGCCGCAGCAGGACGCCTATGCCGGTCCGGACCAGAACTCGGTCCAGATCTTCCGCGACGACGTCGGCACCCGCGTTCCCGACGCCGTTTCCTATCTCACGGGCAGCATCGCCTCGACCTCGTCGAACGCGCAGAACAAGCTCGGCGGATACAAGAACGACAAGGTCGACAGCGCCCTTGCCGAAGCGGCGACCAAGGCTGCGGACGATCCGCAGCGCGTTACTCTCGCCCAGGAGGCCCAGAAGGCGTTCCGCGAGGATTGGGCCTTCATTCCATGGTATTCTCAAGCAATGTCGCGCTGGGCCACCAAGGAGGTTAAGGGCATGGAGAAGAACCTCGACTGGCAGATCGCCGAACCCTGGAACATTTCCATCGGCTGA
- a CDS encoding iron-containing alcohol dehydrogenase, giving the protein MASLDSPITIVRPHLIEFGIGTAAKLGKWAAEKDYRRTLVISDAFNASRIDLLELKGEVTVFAEVTPEPDTANLEKVLSAANAADAELIVGFGGGSAMDLAKLAAVLAGSAQTLHDVVGPNKVHGPRKVALAQVPTTSGTGSEAGIRALVTDPRTMAKLAVESLHMLADIAVIDPGLTFTVPARTTAATGVDAMAHCVEAFTNRKAHPMVDIYAIEGTRLVGKYLARAVKDGNDAEARAGLSLASLYGGFCLGPVNTAGGHALAYPLGTRWHVAHGAANALIFPHVLAFNTPSAPEKTKAVMEALGRRTSDNIASVFDAAYAFCAELGIEMKLSALGVPESDLDAMADDAFAIRRLLDNNPRDLTRADIRLIYAAAF; this is encoded by the coding sequence ATGGCCAGCTTGGATTCGCCAATCACGATCGTTCGGCCGCATCTGATCGAATTCGGCATCGGCACGGCGGCAAAGCTCGGCAAATGGGCTGCCGAGAAAGACTATCGGCGCACGCTTGTCATCTCCGATGCCTTCAACGCCTCGCGGATCGACCTGCTGGAATTGAAGGGCGAGGTGACGGTCTTTGCCGAAGTGACGCCCGAGCCGGATACGGCAAACCTCGAAAAGGTGCTCTCGGCGGCAAACGCCGCCGACGCCGAGCTGATCGTCGGCTTCGGCGGCGGCAGCGCCATGGACCTGGCAAAACTTGCCGCCGTTCTTGCCGGCTCCGCACAGACCTTGCATGACGTCGTCGGCCCGAACAAGGTGCATGGGCCGCGCAAGGTCGCACTCGCCCAGGTGCCGACGACCTCGGGCACCGGCAGCGAAGCCGGCATCCGCGCGCTCGTCACCGACCCCAGGACGATGGCCAAGCTTGCGGTGGAAAGCCTGCACATGCTGGCCGATATCGCCGTCATCGACCCGGGCCTGACCTTCACCGTGCCGGCGCGCACGACGGCCGCCACCGGCGTCGACGCGATGGCCCATTGCGTCGAGGCCTTCACCAACCGCAAGGCCCATCCGATGGTCGACATCTATGCGATCGAGGGAACGCGGCTGGTCGGTAAATATCTCGCCCGCGCCGTCAAGGACGGCAACGACGCCGAAGCGCGCGCCGGCCTGTCGCTCGCCTCGCTTTACGGCGGCTTCTGCCTCGGTCCGGTCAACACCGCCGGCGGCCATGCGCTTGCCTATCCCCTCGGCACGCGCTGGCATGTCGCGCATGGTGCGGCGAATGCGCTGATTTTCCCGCATGTGCTTGCCTTCAACACGCCGTCTGCGCCTGAGAAGACGAAAGCGGTGATGGAGGCGCTTGGGCGCCGGACCTCCGACAATATCGCATCTGTCTTCGATGCGGCTTACGCTTTCTGCGCCGAACTCGGCATCGAGATGAAACTCTCCGCCCTCGGCGTGCCGGAAAGCGATCTCGACGCCATGGCTGACGACGCCTTTGCCATCCGCCGCCTGCTCGACAACAATCCGCGCGATCTGACGCGCGCCGATATTCGCTTGATTTACGCAGCGGCGTTCTAG
- the pdxA gene encoding 4-hydroxythreonine-4-phosphate dehydrogenase PdxA, with translation MDRNAKVAVTLGDPAGVGPEVIVKALAALPKEERRDFVIVGNVEALERADRATGAGLKFGPADAASDDRIAVDEVALGAALPEIGKVSPVAGDASVRYITRAVDLAMSGQADVIVTAPINKEAMNLAGHHHDGHTGLLAHLTGSKSSFMLLASERLNTIHVSTHISLKGAIERARTERVLATIEAGHRHFLRLGKKARIAVAGLNPHCGENGLFGTEDTEFLAPAVEQAQAKGIDVVGPISADTVFARAYNGAFDLVIAQYHDQGHIPIKLVAFETAVNVSLGLPIDRVSVDHGTAFDIAGTGKANHVNMLSAIAYARLMARSPRRDVIEPGGSV, from the coding sequence ATGGACAGGAATGCGAAAGTCGCCGTGACGCTTGGTGATCCCGCCGGCGTCGGCCCGGAAGTGATCGTCAAGGCCCTGGCGGCTCTACCCAAAGAAGAGCGCCGCGATTTCGTCATCGTCGGCAATGTCGAAGCGCTGGAGCGCGCCGACCGCGCCACCGGCGCCGGACTGAAATTCGGCCCTGCCGATGCCGCGAGCGACGACAGGATCGCCGTCGATGAAGTCGCGCTCGGTGCGGCCCTGCCCGAGATCGGCAAGGTCAGCCCGGTCGCGGGCGACGCCTCGGTGCGTTATATCACCCGCGCCGTCGATCTCGCCATGTCAGGGCAAGCCGATGTCATCGTCACCGCGCCGATCAACAAGGAGGCGATGAACCTTGCCGGCCATCACCATGACGGCCATACCGGGCTCCTCGCCCATCTCACCGGCTCGAAGAGCTCCTTCATGCTGCTTGCCTCCGAGCGGCTGAACACCATCCATGTCTCCACCCATATCTCGCTGAAAGGGGCGATCGAGCGCGCGAGGACGGAGCGGGTTCTCGCCACCATCGAAGCCGGCCACCGGCATTTCCTGCGGCTCGGCAAGAAAGCGCGCATCGCTGTTGCCGGCCTCAATCCGCATTGCGGCGAAAACGGTCTGTTCGGCACCGAGGACACGGAATTCCTGGCACCCGCCGTCGAGCAGGCGCAGGCAAAAGGCATCGACGTTGTCGGGCCGATCTCGGCCGACACGGTCTTCGCCCGCGCCTATAATGGCGCCTTCGACCTCGTCATCGCCCAGTATCACGACCAGGGCCACATCCCGATCAAGCTCGTCGCCTTCGAGACGGCGGTCAACGTCTCGCTCGGCCTGCCGATCGACCGCGTCTCGGTCGACCACGGCACCGCCTTCGACATTGCCGGCACGGGCAAGGCCAACCACGTCAACATGCTCTCGGCCATCGCCTATGCAAGGCTGATGGCGCGCTCGCCGCGGCGGGATGTTATCGAGCCCGGCGGGTCCGTCTAG
- a CDS encoding dihydrodipicolinate synthase family protein, whose amino-acid sequence MSHRITGVFSAAATPLTADNTPDLRLFIDHCRQLLAEGCHGVALLGTTGEANSFSGAERRAILEAAVKAGIPADRLLPGTGVVAIPETVELTRHALSLGVTKVVMLPPFYYKGVSDDGLFAAYSQVLEKVADTRLRVILYHIPQVSGVPLSIPLIGRLIAAFPETVVGIKESAGDFNNMQAIIAAHPGFSVLAGADPLLLPLMKAGGAGCITATSNLVADSLRTVYDHVHDEARAADVEAAQARINAYRTLSNSYVQIPTIKAMVGLKTGNPAWKRTRAPLMPLGETDYAALAESYAKLP is encoded by the coding sequence ATGAGCCACAGGATTACAGGCGTTTTCAGCGCCGCCGCAACGCCGCTGACGGCAGACAATACGCCGGACCTCAGGCTTTTCATCGATCACTGCCGGCAGCTGCTGGCCGAGGGATGTCATGGCGTGGCCCTGCTCGGCACGACTGGCGAAGCCAATTCCTTTTCCGGCGCCGAGCGCCGCGCCATATTGGAAGCGGCTGTGAAGGCCGGCATTCCGGCCGACAGGCTTTTGCCTGGCACCGGCGTCGTCGCCATTCCGGAGACCGTCGAACTGACCCGGCACGCATTGTCGCTCGGCGTCACCAAGGTGGTGATGCTGCCGCCCTTCTACTACAAGGGCGTCTCCGACGACGGCCTCTTCGCCGCCTATTCGCAGGTGCTGGAAAAGGTCGCCGATACGCGTCTGCGGGTCATCCTCTATCATATTCCGCAGGTCTCGGGCGTGCCGCTCTCCATTCCGCTGATCGGCAGGCTGATTGCGGCTTTCCCGGAAACCGTCGTCGGGATCAAGGAATCTGCCGGCGATTTCAATAACATGCAGGCCATCATCGCCGCCCATCCCGGTTTTTCGGTGCTGGCGGGCGCCGATCCGCTGCTGCTGCCGCTGATGAAGGCCGGTGGCGCCGGCTGCATCACGGCCACCTCCAATCTGGTGGCGGATTCGCTGCGCACCGTCTACGACCATGTCCATGACGAGGCGCGCGCCGCCGATGTCGAGGCGGCGCAGGCGCGCATCAACGCCTATCGCACGCTGTCCAATTCCTACGTCCAGATCCCGACCATCAAGGCAATGGTGGGGTTGAAGACCGGCAATCCCGCCTGGAAGCGCACGCGCGCCCCGCTGATGCCGCTCGGCGAGACGGATTATGCCGCGCTCGCTGAAAGCTACGCCAAGCTGCCCTGA
- a CDS encoding ABC transporter permease, with the protein MSAIPLSTPESVEEQPVSLWRDAWYRLKRNKLAVFGLVVVLILAFTAIFGPYLTPYDYLSQDLNARNALPSMSHLFGTDDLGRDVFSRVVFGTRTAFLVAVIVTFFAVLIGLTLGAVAGFFGNPFDRAIMWLTDVTMSVPNLLLVVVINASLKSPITRWMEARYLETLNPFYRQTIWVDFILVFGSMALISWPPYARLVRAQVLSIRSRPYITAAQALGLSNWVIIKRYVVPNALGPLIVSVSAGLGTAMVLESAFSFLGVGVNPPTPSWGNMISDGLRVWQHYPHLLAAPAAVLGLASVAFSFLGDGLNDALNPRGSK; encoded by the coding sequence ATGTCCGCAATCCCTCTTTCCACCCCTGAATCCGTCGAGGAGCAGCCGGTCAGCCTGTGGCGCGACGCCTGGTATCGGTTGAAGCGCAACAAGCTCGCCGTCTTCGGCCTCGTCGTGGTCCTGATTCTCGCCTTCACGGCGATCTTCGGGCCTTACCTCACGCCATACGACTATCTGAGCCAGGATCTTAACGCCCGCAACGCGCTGCCGTCGATGAGCCATCTCTTCGGAACCGACGACCTCGGCCGCGATGTCTTCAGCCGCGTCGTCTTCGGCACGCGGACCGCCTTTCTCGTTGCCGTCATCGTCACCTTCTTCGCCGTGCTGATCGGGCTCACCCTTGGCGCCGTCGCCGGTTTCTTCGGCAATCCTTTCGACCGCGCCATCATGTGGCTGACCGACGTGACGATGTCGGTTCCCAACCTGCTGCTTGTCGTCGTCATCAACGCCTCGCTGAAATCGCCGATCACCCGCTGGATGGAGGCGCGCTACCTCGAGACCCTCAATCCCTTCTACCGCCAGACGATCTGGGTGGATTTCATCCTCGTCTTCGGATCGATGGCGCTGATCTCCTGGCCGCCCTATGCGCGCCTTGTGCGCGCCCAGGTCCTGTCGATCCGCAGCCGGCCCTATATCACCGCGGCCCAGGCGCTCGGCCTGTCGAACTGGGTCATCATCAAGCGTTATGTCGTGCCGAATGCGCTCGGGCCGCTGATCGTCTCGGTCAGCGCGGGTCTCGGCACGGCGATGGTGCTGGAAAGCGCCTTCAGCTTCCTCGGCGTCGGGGTCAATCCGCCGACGCCGAGCTGGGGCAACATGATCTCGGACGGCCTTCGCGTCTGGCAGCATTATCCGCATCTTCTCGCCGCTCCGGCGGCGGTGCTCGGCCTTGCCTCGGTTGCCTTCAGCTTCCTCGGCGATGGCCTCAACGACGCGCTCAATCCGCGGGGCAGCAAATGA
- a CDS encoding ABC transporter permease codes for MLRYVLTRFAIWIPSVLVVMLAVYALAFYGAGDPIKLIFLRAPGDVAYNPQRIEAIRESAGLNRPFIEQFGLYIWNLLHGQFGNSLTSGRAVWAMVSAAAPVSFQLALCAVILTTVVAIPLGMIAALNQNSRLDYAILGSALFLWAIPAYVAGPLLMVGLIVLLPGASVPYGWGGIFDVRILLPLLVLSFQPIALIVRQTRAAVIEVLSEDFVRTARAKGVPEIVVALRHILRPVLTPVVTQLGLIMITIVNGAIFVELVFGLPGLGRLTVQALINSDYPVILAITLIGSFLVMVSNLLVDVLYPLLDPRANDARRSR; via the coding sequence TTGCTGCGCTACGTGCTAACCCGGTTTGCCATCTGGATTCCGTCCGTACTGGTGGTGATGCTGGCGGTCTACGCGCTGGCCTTTTACGGCGCCGGCGACCCGATCAAGCTGATCTTCCTGCGCGCTCCCGGCGATGTCGCCTATAATCCGCAGCGCATCGAAGCCATCCGTGAAAGTGCAGGCCTCAACAGGCCCTTCATCGAGCAATTCGGGCTTTACATCTGGAACCTGCTGCACGGCCAGTTCGGCAATTCGCTGACCTCGGGCCGCGCCGTCTGGGCGATGGTCTCGGCCGCGGCCCCCGTCTCCTTCCAGCTTGCCCTCTGTGCCGTCATCCTGACGACCGTCGTCGCGATCCCGCTCGGCATGATCGCGGCGCTGAACCAGAATTCGCGCCTCGACTATGCCATTCTGGGTTCGGCCCTATTCCTCTGGGCGATTCCGGCCTATGTCGCCGGTCCCTTGCTGATGGTCGGCCTCATCGTGCTCTTGCCGGGTGCGAGTGTGCCCTATGGCTGGGGCGGCATCTTCGATGTCCGCATCCTGTTGCCGCTGCTGGTGCTGTCCTTCCAGCCGATCGCGCTGATCGTGCGCCAGACCCGAGCCGCCGTCATCGAGGTGCTGTCGGAGGATTTCGTCCGCACCGCCCGCGCCAAGGGCGTGCCGGAGATCGTCGTGGCGCTGCGCCATATCCTGCGGCCGGTGCTGACCCCCGTCGTGACCCAGCTCGGTCTCATCATGATCACCATCGTCAACGGCGCCATCTTCGTCGAGCTGGTCTTCGGCCTGCCGGGCCTCGGCCGGCTGACGGTGCAGGCGCTGATCAATTCCGATTATCCCGTCATTCTGGCAATCACGCTGATCGGGTCGTTCCTGGTAATGGTCTCGAACCTTTTGGTCGATGTGCTCTATCCGTTGCTCGATCCCCGCGCCAATGATGCAAGAAGGAGCCGCTGA
- a CDS encoding acyltransferase family protein: MTSLDRAYAPPAIDNVGVSITDRSRYYSLDAMRGFAAICVVATHFQERYAPSAYLAVDFFFVLSGFIIAEIYGKRLSRGLPFQSFMAARIKRLYPLYLIGILVGLAQIMLLTSWGLRGQSVIDLMVSTAANGAFLPSPMYFLQASPMQGMFPINGPAWSMFWELLVNILFALWLFRLSIRALCLVALVSAAFLVVVGLKYGMLNIGWEWPSAVGGLPRVMFSFTAGVVISRLFGGMPAWRKGWTALVPCLLLMICIAAPVPSVLRPYYDLMFAMALAPLIVMLGLFLEMPAKLEALATWIGYISYPVYILHRGMIGVFKPVAGSIGVNGPLAFFVLLGAVVCFAYVTARLLDKTMARRTRRAR; this comes from the coding sequence ATGACCAGTCTCGACCGCGCTTATGCACCACCGGCGATTGACAATGTGGGAGTCTCGATTACCGACCGCAGCCGTTACTATTCTCTCGATGCAATGCGCGGGTTTGCCGCCATTTGCGTTGTGGCTACACATTTCCAAGAGAGATATGCCCCCTCCGCTTATCTGGCCGTCGACTTTTTCTTCGTTCTCAGCGGGTTTATTATCGCGGAGATTTACGGAAAACGGCTTTCGCGCGGTCTGCCATTCCAGTCGTTCATGGCGGCTCGAATCAAACGTCTTTATCCGCTCTATCTGATCGGAATTTTAGTCGGTCTCGCTCAAATCATGCTGCTGACAAGCTGGGGGCTGAGAGGACAAAGTGTCATTGACCTCATGGTGTCAACAGCTGCCAACGGGGCTTTTCTGCCCAGCCCGATGTATTTCCTTCAAGCAAGCCCGATGCAGGGGATGTTTCCAATCAATGGTCCAGCATGGTCGATGTTCTGGGAACTGTTGGTCAACATACTCTTCGCCTTATGGCTTTTTCGGCTCTCCATCCGCGCCCTCTGCCTCGTTGCCTTAGTCTCGGCTGCATTTTTGGTTGTTGTCGGTCTCAAGTACGGAATGTTGAATATCGGTTGGGAATGGCCTTCCGCGGTCGGTGGCCTCCCAAGGGTGATGTTTTCATTTACCGCAGGGGTGGTGATCAGCCGTCTGTTCGGCGGTATGCCCGCCTGGAGGAAGGGATGGACCGCCTTAGTGCCATGCCTGCTTCTGATGATCTGCATCGCAGCACCGGTTCCTTCTGTGCTGCGGCCTTATTACGATTTGATGTTCGCGATGGCCCTGGCGCCGCTCATCGTGATGCTTGGCCTGTTTTTGGAGATGCCGGCAAAATTGGAGGCGTTGGCGACATGGATCGGGTATATTTCCTACCCCGTCTACATTCTGCACCGCGGTATGATCGGCGTTTTCAAGCCGGTTGCCGGCTCGATCGGGGTGAATGGCCCTCTCGCCTTCTTCGTGCTTCTCGGCGCAGTCGTCTGTTTTGCCTATGTGACCGCTCGTCTCCTAGACAAAACGATGGCTAGACGGACCCGCCGGGCTCGATAA
- a CDS encoding lipopolysaccharide biosynthesis protein: protein MSVARDDDILFSHVSKNRSAAAVTGAFWSAMSTLIPTVLTFAVFVVTSRVLQPQDFGLVALAFSIVSFAGSFGPTAFGEAIIQRAEIRRSHLDTIFLLSLAFSFLIYGVLCIAASPIAAYVGHKEVTSLIYIIGLKVFFDFTAIVPNAIVNRKMSFHLVAVRTVIATITSGCICLVLVLAGFGLWALAIAQIAATAASCGAAFWGAGWAPGLHVKRASLNDLLHYGFFASGTRFLQTMSLDNLIIGVLLSPSALGIYNFSKRLFDMINNVIAGGLTSVTHVLLSSLRSDPKKVREAFLMATFGCSLVSYPVFIGLAAVAGDAITTIFGAHWIEAVWPVRFYCVIGLMAGIGYVQASLIKSQGEMDWWFYYQLARNLLTLATIAVLYPYGVTTIVFAIMIEVLLFWPITSWKVSRHIELSVGAYLMQFLRPSLACAGMVAVVLILHEALMHWSPYPRLAVEIAAGGTAYCCLIFVLCRARLNVLIGSIKQVRQRKTNRDAIVDPVAHQS, encoded by the coding sequence TTGTCGGTTGCACGAGACGATGATATTCTATTCAGCCATGTCAGTAAAAACCGATCCGCCGCAGCGGTAACGGGTGCCTTCTGGTCGGCGATGAGTACGCTTATTCCGACAGTTCTCACCTTCGCAGTTTTCGTGGTGACGTCTCGCGTTCTCCAACCTCAGGATTTCGGTCTTGTCGCCCTGGCATTCAGTATCGTGTCGTTTGCAGGCAGTTTTGGACCGACCGCATTTGGTGAAGCAATCATACAGCGAGCCGAAATAAGGCGTAGCCATCTCGATACCATATTCCTGCTTTCCCTTGCTTTTTCATTTTTGATCTACGGAGTTTTGTGTATCGCCGCATCGCCGATCGCGGCATATGTCGGGCATAAGGAAGTCACGTCACTTATTTATATAATCGGGCTGAAGGTCTTCTTCGATTTCACGGCCATCGTTCCGAATGCGATCGTCAACAGAAAGATGTCATTCCATCTGGTGGCCGTGCGGACCGTCATAGCCACGATCACTTCTGGTTGCATTTGCCTTGTTTTGGTTCTCGCCGGCTTCGGTTTGTGGGCGCTTGCGATTGCACAGATCGCGGCCACAGCGGCATCATGCGGCGCCGCCTTCTGGGGGGCAGGGTGGGCGCCCGGCCTTCACGTGAAGAGAGCAAGCCTGAACGACCTTCTTCACTATGGCTTTTTTGCTTCCGGCACTCGGTTTTTGCAGACCATGAGCTTGGACAATTTGATCATCGGCGTGCTCCTGAGCCCATCGGCACTCGGTATCTATAACTTTTCGAAGCGCTTGTTTGATATGATCAACAACGTCATCGCGGGGGGCTTAACATCCGTCACGCACGTGTTGCTTTCCTCCTTGCGAAGCGACCCGAAGAAAGTCCGAGAAGCGTTCCTGATGGCAACGTTTGGCTGCTCTCTGGTTTCCTACCCGGTGTTCATTGGCCTTGCCGCAGTTGCCGGCGATGCGATCACCACGATTTTCGGCGCGCATTGGATCGAGGCCGTTTGGCCGGTTCGGTTCTACTGCGTCATCGGATTGATGGCTGGGATCGGCTACGTGCAGGCATCCTTGATCAAGAGTCAGGGGGAGATGGATTGGTGGTTCTACTACCAGTTGGCACGAAATCTTCTCACGCTTGCGACGATCGCAGTTCTTTATCCCTACGGCGTCACAACGATTGTTTTCGCCATCATGATCGAGGTTCTGTTGTTTTGGCCGATCACCAGCTGGAAGGTTTCGCGGCATATTGAACTCAGCGTCGGGGCCTATCTGATGCAATTCCTTCGGCCAAGCCTGGCTTGCGCGGGCATGGTTGCTGTCGTCTTGATCCTGCATGAAGCGCTGATGCATTGGTCGCCTTATCCACGTTTGGCCGTGGAAATCGCTGCAGGTGGGACGGCCTACTGCTGCTTGATATTTGTCCTCTGCAGGGCGCGTTTGAATGTCTTGATCGGCAGCATAAAGCAGGTGCGCCAGCGCAAAACCAATAGGGACGCGATTGTCGACCCTGTCGCCCATCAATCGTGA